In the Chloroherpetonaceae bacterium genome, one interval contains:
- the leuS gene encoding leucine--tRNA ligase — translation MKYNFTEIEKKWQAYWQAHRTFEVTEDPTKPKFYVLDMFPYPSGSGLHVGHLEGYTATDIVARYKRAKGFNVLHPMGWDAFGLPAEQYAIKTGTHPRLTTERNIQSFKQTLMRFGFAYDWSREINTTDPNYYKWTQWIFLKLYEKGLAYTAEVPVNWCVEQKVVLANEEVDEYLEKGFTVIRKPLRQWVLRITAYAERLLQDLDELDWSESIKEMQRNWIGRSEGCEIDFALAERSEKITVFTTRPDTLFGATYVVLSPEHPLVEQVTTPAQRAAVEAYREEAAKKSDLERTDLQKEKTGVFTGGYAINPATKSPVPIWIADYVLMSYGTGAIMAVPGHDERDWEFAKKFGLPIKEVVKASHSLEVQAYTGKDSVCINSANDEISLNGLGFKEAFERMVNWLTEKGIGRRKVNYKLRDWVFSRQRYWGEPIPIKYYQDEKGEYTIPRPETNLPLLLPDVEKYEPSGTGESPLANITDWLYGEDEYGKFRRETNTMPQWAGSCWYYLRFKDANNPNEFVSPEKEKYWGAVDLYIGGAEHAVLHLLYARFWHKVLYDLGLVSTKEPFQKLFNQGMILGEDNEKMSKSRGNVIPADRVLAEHGADAVRLYEMFLGPLEQVKPWSTKGIEGISRFLGRVWRLVFKSHETDEFDIIVSDEPMSPEIERAMHKTIKKVSEDCENLRFNTAIAAMMEFVNLLTKENCHNRTAIENLLLILAPFAPHITEELWHAMGHKESISQVPYPTYNPELAKDETVTIAVQVSGKLRGTFEATVGMSNEDLIERAKQVDSVAKFISGKEIIKQIVVPNKLVNLVVKNE, via the coding sequence ATGAAATACAACTTTACCGAGATTGAAAAAAAGTGGCAAGCCTACTGGCAAGCCCATCGCACCTTCGAGGTAACCGAAGACCCTACAAAGCCAAAGTTTTATGTGCTGGATATGTTCCCGTATCCAAGCGGCAGCGGTTTGCACGTAGGACATCTTGAAGGCTACACCGCTACTGACATCGTCGCCCGCTACAAGCGTGCCAAGGGCTTCAATGTACTGCACCCAATGGGCTGGGACGCCTTTGGACTGCCAGCTGAGCAGTATGCCATCAAAACGGGCACGCACCCGCGCCTCACAACCGAGCGAAACATTCAGAGCTTCAAGCAAACTTTAATGCGCTTTGGCTTTGCTTATGATTGGTCGCGAGAAATCAACACAACGGACCCAAACTACTACAAGTGGACACAATGGATTTTTCTCAAACTCTATGAGAAAGGTTTGGCTTACACTGCCGAAGTGCCTGTCAATTGGTGTGTGGAGCAAAAGGTAGTGCTAGCAAATGAAGAAGTAGATGAATACTTGGAAAAGGGCTTTACAGTGATTCGAAAGCCACTGCGCCAATGGGTTCTGCGCATCACAGCCTACGCAGAACGATTGCTGCAGGACTTGGATGAGCTGGACTGGAGCGAGAGCATCAAAGAAATGCAGCGCAATTGGATTGGCAGAAGCGAAGGCTGCGAAATTGATTTTGCGCTGGCAGAACGCAGCGAAAAAATTACGGTTTTTACAACTCGCCCCGATACGCTATTTGGTGCAACCTATGTTGTGCTTTCGCCAGAACACCCACTTGTGGAGCAAGTAACCACGCCTGCGCAGCGCGCTGCGGTTGAGGCCTATCGTGAAGAAGCGGCAAAGAAGAGCGACTTGGAGCGCACGGATTTGCAGAAAGAAAAAACGGGCGTCTTTACAGGTGGCTATGCTATCAACCCAGCCACAAAGTCACCTGTGCCGATCTGGATTGCGGATTATGTCTTGATGAGCTACGGAACTGGCGCAATCATGGCAGTGCCCGGACACGATGAACGCGACTGGGAGTTTGCCAAAAAATTCGGTTTGCCCATCAAAGAAGTGGTGAAAGCATCGCACAGCCTTGAGGTGCAAGCCTATACAGGCAAAGACTCTGTCTGCATCAATTCCGCAAATGATGAGATTTCCCTCAATGGCTTGGGCTTCAAGGAAGCGTTTGAGCGCATGGTGAATTGGCTCACAGAAAAGGGAATCGGTCGGCGCAAGGTGAACTACAAGCTACGCGATTGGGTCTTCTCACGCCAACGATATTGGGGAGAACCAATCCCAATCAAGTACTACCAAGATGAAAAGGGCGAATACACAATCCCAAGACCTGAAACCAATTTGCCGCTACTTTTGCCCGATGTTGAAAAGTATGAACCCTCTGGCACAGGTGAATCGCCCTTAGCGAACATTACTGATTGGCTGTATGGCGAAGATGAATACGGTAAATTCCGCCGAGAAACTAACACAATGCCCCAATGGGCTGGAAGCTGTTGGTATTACCTGCGCTTCAAAGATGCAAATAACCCTAACGAGTTTGTTTCGCCTGAAAAGGAAAAGTATTGGGGCGCAGTTGACCTCTACATAGGCGGTGCGGAACATGCTGTTTTGCATCTGCTCTATGCGCGCTTCTGGCACAAAGTGCTTTATGATTTAGGACTGGTCTCCACCAAAGAGCCGTTCCAAAAGCTCTTCAACCAAGGAATGATTTTGGGCGAAGACAATGAAAAGATGTCCAAGTCGCGTGGCAATGTGATTCCAGCTGACAGAGTCTTGGCGGAGCACGGTGCAGATGCAGTGCGGCTCTACGAGATGTTTCTTGGGCCGCTGGAACAAGTCAAACCTTGGAGCACCAAAGGCATAGAGGGTATCTCACGCTTCTTAGGCCGCGTATGGCGACTGGTCTTCAAGTCGCACGAGACAGATGAATTTGACATCATTGTAAGCGATGAGCCAATGAGTCCAGAGATAGAGCGCGCCATGCACAAGACCATTAAGAAAGTAAGCGAGGATTGCGAAAACCTGCGCTTCAACACCGCTATTGCGGCAATGATGGAATTTGTAAACTTGCTCACAAAAGAAAACTGCCACAACCGCACGGCAATTGAAAATCTGCTCTTGATTTTGGCACCGTTTGCTCCCCACATTACCGAAGAGCTCTGGCATGCCATGGGACACAAAGAGTCTATCAGCCAAGTGCCGTATCCGACCTACAATCCTGAACTAGCAAAAGATGAAACAGTGACGATTGCTGTGCAAGTCTCAGGCAAGCTGCGTGGCACATTTGAAGCCACAGTGGGAATGAGTAACGAAGACCTCATTGAGCGCGCCAAACAAGTGGATTCGGTCGCCAAGTTCATCAGCGGCAAAGAGATTATCAAGCAAATTGTGGTGCCAAATAAACTGGTTAATCTTGTCGTGAAAAATGAGTGA